One region of Verrucomicrobiales bacterium genomic DNA includes:
- the nuoK gene encoding NADH-quinone oxidoreductase subunit NuoK, producing MTFYLILSALLFCIGLAGALMRRNAILVLIGIELMLNAANLNFIAFWKFAEKGDDLNGWMFAIFSIAIAAAEAAVGLALVIAIYRHYRTTNVDAMDSLKG from the coding sequence ATGACTTTCTACCTCATACTCTCCGCCCTGTTATTCTGCATCGGCCTAGCCGGCGCTCTCATGCGCCGGAACGCGATTTTGGTGCTGATCGGAATTGAGCTGATGCTCAACGCGGCGAACTTGAACTTCATCGCTTTCTGGAAGTTTGCTGAGAAGGGCGACGACTTGAATGGGTGGATGTTTGCCATTTTCTCGATCGCGATTGCCGCAGCCGAAGCCGCAGTAGGGTTGGCCCTGGTCATCGCCATCTACCGGCATTATCGCACCACCAACGTCGATGCCATGGATTCGTTGAAGGGCTAA
- a CDS encoding lamin tail domain-containing protein produces MTPAVHALSDTAPAGSLPLRLTPGTILRRWLLLSWLGLAGTLLSKAESVVVFNEIHYHPQDGDSAGEFIELINQNATDLDLSGWHIAGAVQFQFPPKTILAGGQTLVIASKPTDLAAKAGIATVFGPWTGNLSNGGERLELIAQNDRRMDELSYSDTPPWPVGADGTGFTLVKRSANLDSANPKSWTVSSQPGGTPGRIEWPVLPESKAPESIGSLLAFYPFDDGPQDISGNGRDGTVSPTGANRTTDNSGYEGNAYRFNGQGFIDLPVNLTPSLFPQVTIGAWVKAAGLSSPARNEILSTDNGGYDRALTIDSRSGPDESGVARYGAFGGAATGLVIGPQARTSDGWVFVAAVFDSTKARTTLYVRTNTYTGAASHGPSSSIVRVGAHPQGIEFFNGWIDNVFLFNRALSSNEIATIRTQGAAGVLSVATNTVPDAPTAELPLLVLLPFDSGAQDVSGNGRIGTTNGAVSLTAGGAGREGEAYRFAGGGVGIPVDLGPRSHPQLTLGAWVKPAAVATPYRRRVLSTSSRAFERGLHLDSRVGETESGITRYAVPAGDGVGMIAGRPATTNDTWTFCAVVYDAHSASTRFVVDDELFTGEATQNATVTALTIGRGPTGSDPFQGLIDNVFAFSRALTFAELQSIRAGGTNAIWALNVPSKTTTSTNLPPVAAAPPVVLNEIPAARDNPPRVELATTTDRIIDLPALMVSFSSATSTRDVTIPARRVSPGEHWMVEALPAGARLAAGDRIVLYDATKQRLLDAQIVQEWPQARLPDSAGEWQRTTVTSLGTTNPIVRPLEVGFNEIHYHAPARYPDGRQEESTDQWIELYNRGGEDAKLGGWRIGGDIQFTFPAGVVLSAGKYLIVANNIARFEATWPNVQAWGPWVGKLSSKEGRVWLEDEAGQRADEIVYRDGGRWPVNADGGGSSLELRDPRADHRSPEAWASSDESSHSSWQTYTYRGVAAQNPGYNVGNDQFQELVIGLLDSGELLLDDIRVTEAPNGTPVALIQNGSFDTDIPGSLPAKWRIGGNHGAHGRTRVVTDPTNPGNQCLHLVATGATDYLHNHAETTLKKGTTVARVVSGREYEISFRAKWVAGTPLLNTRLYFNFLQRTHVIATPPRSGTPGAQNSRFVDNLGPTLDGLRHSPIVPGPSQAVSVQVNAQDPDGLANVLLQYSVDGAAWRKEPMTPVHPKGVWTAQIPPQKEGARIQFYVEANDLLGRTSFIPAEGLGSRALYTVEAFPNSPGTLHRMRVLTTAADANWLYQPTNRMSNERIGATVIYNDREVFYNVGLRLKGSAFGRNNDTETGCNLEFDPAQPFRGVHGTIALERSGGGAGREILGKYFFNQAGGGVGGLFDDVTSVQMPRPQDNGFALIALSRNTEDFLSSQWKNGDEGSVWNMDLLYSPNGTTTGNAEAPKLNFPYNHDFGQPDIQDLGDDKETYRWNFQLRNHRDRDDYVPLIRVAKAFTLTGAQLDQATQEAIDVEQWLRHFAVHTLVGSIDVYMRYWNHNLRLYERPEDGRVLALPWDLDSSFTIETTAPLWSASNGIGSPVRFAKVIELPGNARRFYAHVLDLANTVCTPGTAVRWATHYGALCQQDFAPFADFLIQRRRYALTQMRSLTNFFRLTTPLEIGATNNPVLVSGQAGIEVRSWVVNRQVVPTTWTGTSRGPTNFTLQVTAQPGTNRLTLEALDHDGNILSNYTRQITVIFQGDPPSQPGLRINEWMASNTRTLSDPADGDFEDWFELYNPGTTAIDLSGYLLSDRATAAGGFVVPTNGNYVLPPRGFLLVWADEETDQNSASTRDLHVNFKLSQAGEAISLRDPSGKVVDAVVFESQIEDLSEGRFPDAASVLLPLTTPTPGQPNFYRAPPEAPILRNVSLVGGSQIHWEVSGRTGYRYRLETKNSLSDPEWRPVGDWVAGTGELLRFQASVSGEAIPHRFYRVVAE; encoded by the coding sequence ATGACTCCCGCTGTTCACGCCCTGTCTGACACTGCTCCTGCTGGTTCTCTTCCCCTACGTCTCACTCCGGGAACCATTTTGCGGCGCTGGCTCCTGCTCAGCTGGCTCGGATTGGCCGGCACGCTCCTGAGCAAGGCTGAGAGCGTGGTGGTGTTCAACGAGATCCACTACCATCCACAGGATGGAGATAGCGCGGGCGAATTCATCGAGCTGATCAACCAGAATGCGACGGATCTCGATCTCTCGGGATGGCACATTGCTGGAGCGGTCCAATTCCAATTCCCTCCCAAAACCATCCTGGCGGGGGGCCAAACGCTGGTCATTGCTTCGAAACCGACTGATCTGGCAGCCAAGGCCGGGATAGCCACCGTGTTCGGACCGTGGACCGGGAATCTTTCCAATGGCGGAGAACGGCTGGAGCTCATCGCCCAGAACGACCGACGCATGGATGAACTCTCCTACTCGGACACTCCTCCTTGGCCGGTTGGGGCCGATGGCACAGGGTTCACGTTGGTGAAACGGAGCGCCAACCTGGACAGTGCGAACCCGAAATCATGGACCGTCAGTTCGCAACCCGGGGGGACCCCAGGCCGAATCGAGTGGCCAGTGCTTCCAGAGTCCAAGGCTCCGGAGTCCATAGGCTCACTGCTGGCCTTTTACCCCTTCGACGATGGCCCGCAGGATATCAGCGGAAACGGCCGTGATGGAACAGTCTCCCCCACGGGGGCCAATCGCACGACCGACAACAGTGGCTATGAGGGAAACGCCTACCGGTTCAATGGTCAGGGGTTCATCGATCTGCCCGTCAACCTCACCCCCAGCCTGTTTCCTCAGGTAACCATTGGCGCCTGGGTCAAAGCCGCTGGTCTCAGCAGCCCCGCTCGCAACGAGATTCTTTCCACGGACAACGGAGGCTATGACCGAGCGCTCACCATCGACTCGCGTAGCGGCCCGGATGAATCGGGCGTAGCCCGCTACGGTGCCTTCGGCGGTGCCGCGACGGGTTTGGTCATAGGCCCCCAAGCGCGCACCAGTGATGGCTGGGTCTTCGTAGCCGCCGTGTTTGATTCCACCAAAGCCCGGACCACGCTCTACGTTCGAACGAACACTTACACGGGAGCGGCCTCGCACGGCCCTTCGAGCTCGATCGTGCGGGTGGGCGCTCACCCTCAAGGCATCGAGTTCTTCAATGGGTGGATCGACAACGTCTTCCTGTTCAATCGTGCCCTCTCCAGTAATGAAATCGCCACGATTCGAACCCAGGGGGCAGCCGGTGTTTTATCCGTAGCGACCAACACCGTTCCCGACGCACCGACGGCAGAGCTGCCGTTGCTCGTCCTGCTACCCTTCGACAGCGGTGCCCAAGATGTGAGCGGAAACGGTCGGATCGGAACAACCAATGGAGCGGTCAGCTTGACAGCGGGCGGCGCAGGCAGAGAAGGAGAAGCCTATCGATTTGCCGGAGGTGGGGTAGGCATCCCCGTTGACTTGGGGCCCCGCAGTCACCCTCAACTAACTCTAGGCGCGTGGGTGAAGCCTGCAGCGGTGGCCACCCCTTACCGACGTCGGGTTCTCTCCACCAGCAGCCGAGCCTTCGAACGGGGACTGCATCTGGATTCACGGGTGGGTGAGACGGAGTCCGGAATCACACGCTATGCCGTGCCCGCAGGCGACGGGGTGGGAATGATAGCGGGTCGGCCCGCCACCACCAACGACACCTGGACTTTCTGTGCTGTCGTTTACGATGCGCACAGCGCTTCCACTCGCTTCGTGGTGGATGACGAGTTGTTTACCGGAGAGGCCACCCAGAACGCAACGGTCACGGCACTGACCATCGGTCGCGGGCCCACCGGGAGCGATCCCTTTCAGGGGCTGATCGACAACGTCTTCGCGTTCTCGCGCGCCCTCACCTTCGCGGAGCTGCAGAGCATCCGCGCCGGGGGTACGAACGCGATCTGGGCGCTCAATGTCCCATCGAAGACCACGACGTCGACAAACCTCCCGCCCGTCGCCGCTGCGCCCCCGGTCGTGTTGAATGAGATCCCGGCGGCGCGCGACAATCCCCCGCGCGTCGAGTTGGCCACCACCACCGACCGGATCATCGATCTGCCAGCATTGATGGTCTCGTTCAGTTCCGCCACCTCCACACGCGACGTCACCATCCCCGCGCGTCGGGTCTCGCCCGGGGAGCATTGGATGGTGGAGGCGTTGCCGGCTGGTGCAAGGCTTGCCGCGGGAGATCGAATCGTCCTCTACGATGCGACCAAGCAACGGCTGCTCGACGCCCAGATTGTTCAAGAGTGGCCCCAGGCCAGACTTCCCGACAGCGCTGGAGAATGGCAGCGAACCACAGTAACGAGTCTCGGCACCACCAATCCAATCGTTCGCCCGCTAGAAGTCGGCTTTAATGAAATCCATTATCATGCTCCCGCTCGATATCCGGATGGCCGTCAGGAAGAATCCACCGATCAGTGGATCGAACTCTACAACCGTGGCGGGGAGGACGCCAAACTCGGAGGGTGGAGAATTGGCGGCGATATTCAGTTTACCTTTCCCGCGGGAGTGGTGCTGTCGGCCGGGAAATACCTTATCGTTGCGAACAACATCGCCCGCTTCGAAGCCACCTGGCCCAATGTCCAAGCCTGGGGTCCGTGGGTAGGCAAGCTATCCTCCAAGGAAGGCAGAGTATGGCTGGAAGACGAGGCCGGACAAAGGGCGGATGAGATCGTCTATCGCGACGGAGGACGCTGGCCGGTAAATGCGGATGGCGGAGGCTCGAGCCTGGAGCTGCGCGATCCCAGGGCCGACCATCGTTCGCCTGAGGCGTGGGCCTCCAGCGATGAGAGTTCCCACAGCAGTTGGCAGACCTACACCTACCGAGGAGTGGCGGCACAGAATCCGGGCTACAACGTAGGGAACGATCAATTTCAGGAACTGGTGATCGGGCTACTAGATTCCGGAGAGCTTTTGTTGGACGATATCCGGGTTACCGAGGCCCCCAATGGGACGCCGGTAGCGCTCATTCAGAACGGGAGCTTCGATACGGATATCCCCGGAAGCCTGCCCGCCAAATGGCGCATAGGGGGAAATCATGGCGCCCATGGTCGAACTCGAGTGGTGACCGATCCCACCAACCCTGGAAATCAATGTCTGCACTTGGTGGCGACGGGGGCGACCGATTACCTCCACAACCATGCCGAGACTACCCTCAAAAAGGGCACGACCGTCGCACGGGTGGTTTCCGGGAGAGAGTATGAAATCTCTTTTCGGGCCAAGTGGGTCGCCGGAACCCCGCTGCTCAACACGCGCTTGTATTTCAATTTCCTTCAACGAACGCATGTCATCGCGACGCCTCCACGTTCGGGCACACCCGGCGCCCAGAATTCACGCTTCGTGGACAACTTGGGCCCTACACTGGATGGCCTGCGGCACTCACCGATCGTTCCGGGTCCCAGCCAAGCGGTATCCGTGCAAGTCAACGCCCAGGACCCGGACGGCCTAGCAAACGTGCTGCTTCAGTATTCGGTGGACGGAGCCGCCTGGCGCAAGGAACCCATGACGCCTGTTCACCCAAAAGGTGTGTGGACGGCCCAGATCCCTCCCCAGAAGGAGGGCGCGCGCATCCAGTTCTACGTCGAGGCGAATGACCTTCTCGGGCGGACTTCTTTTATTCCCGCAGAGGGCCTGGGATCCCGCGCCCTCTACACCGTGGAGGCCTTCCCGAACAGCCCGGGGACACTGCATCGAATGCGGGTGCTGACCACCGCGGCCGACGCGAACTGGCTTTACCAACCCACCAACCGAATGAGTAACGAGCGGATCGGCGCCACCGTGATCTACAATGATCGGGAGGTGTTTTACAACGTGGGGTTGAGGCTCAAGGGCAGTGCCTTTGGTCGAAACAACGACACGGAAACCGGCTGCAACCTGGAATTCGATCCCGCCCAACCATTCCGCGGGGTTCATGGCACGATTGCGCTGGAACGGTCAGGAGGTGGTGCGGGACGCGAAATTCTGGGCAAGTATTTCTTCAATCAAGCCGGAGGTGGTGTGGGCGGGCTCTTTGACGACGTGACGTCGGTGCAGATGCCGCGCCCCCAGGACAATGGCTTTGCCCTGATCGCCCTCAGCCGGAACACCGAAGATTTTCTATCCTCCCAATGGAAAAACGGCGACGAGGGTTCGGTCTGGAACATGGATCTGCTCTATAGTCCAAACGGAACCACCACCGGCAACGCCGAAGCCCCGAAGCTCAACTTCCCCTACAACCACGACTTTGGTCAGCCCGATATTCAAGACCTGGGCGACGACAAGGAGACCTATCGTTGGAACTTCCAGCTCCGAAATCATCGGGATCGCGACGACTATGTGCCGCTTATCCGCGTGGCCAAAGCGTTCACCCTCACCGGAGCTCAGTTGGATCAAGCGACTCAGGAAGCGATTGATGTGGAGCAGTGGCTCCGGCACTTCGCGGTGCATACACTCGTCGGAAGCATCGACGTCTATATGCGGTATTGGAATCACAACCTCCGGCTGTATGAGCGCCCCGAGGACGGCCGCGTGTTGGCACTGCCTTGGGACTTGGACAGCTCGTTCACCATCGAGACCACCGCCCCGCTGTGGAGCGCCAGCAACGGAATCGGGTCTCCGGTCCGCTTCGCCAAAGTGATCGAACTTCCGGGAAACGCACGCCGATTTTACGCTCATGTGCTCGATCTGGCGAACACTGTCTGCACCCCAGGCACTGCGGTAAGATGGGCAACCCATTACGGCGCACTGTGCCAGCAGGATTTCGCGCCCTTTGCAGACTTCCTCATCCAACGACGCCGCTATGCCCTTACTCAGATGAGGAGCCTCACCAACTTTTTCCGGCTCACCACCCCGCTGGAGATCGGGGCCACTAATAACCCGGTTTTGGTCAGCGGCCAAGCTGGCATCGAAGTCCGTTCCTGGGTGGTCAATCGTCAAGTTGTCCCCACCACTTGGACGGGCACTTCGCGAGGCCCCACCAATTTTACCCTCCAGGTCACCGCGCAGCCCGGCACGAATCGGCTGACCTTGGAAGCCTTGGACCACGACGGCAACATCTTGTCGAACTACACCCGCCAGATCACCGTGATCTTCCAAGGAGATCCGCCGTCCCAGCCGGGGTTACGGATCAACGAGTGGATGGCTTCGAACACACGCACGCTGTCAGACCCGGCCGATGGCGATTTCGAGGATTGGTTCGAGCTTTACAATCCGGGAACCACAGCGATCGACCTGAGTGGATACCTTCTGTCGGATCGAGCCACCGCTGCCGGCGGATTCGTCGTTCCGACGAACGGGAATTATGTCCTGCCACCACGCGGCTTTTTGCTCGTTTGGGCGGATGAGGAAACGGATCAGAATTCCGCCAGCACGCGAGATTTGCATGTGAACTTCAAGTTGTCGCAAGCGGGGGAGGCGATCAGTTTGCGCGACCCATCCGGAAAAGTGGTGGACGCGGTGGTCTTCGAATCCCAGATCGAAGATCTTTCCGAAGGTCGCTTTCCGGATGCGGCATCGGTGTTGTTGCCGCTCACGACGCCTACGCCCGGGCAGCCCAACTTCTACCGAGCCCCTCCCGAGGCCCCGATTCTTCGCAATGTCAGCCTGGTGGGAGGCAGCCAGATCCACTGGGAGGTGTCAGGCCGCACGGGCTATCGGTATCGATTGGAGACCAAGAATTCGTTGAGCGATCCAGAGTGGCGTCCCGTCGGCGATTGGGTCGCAGGAACCGGCGAGTTGCTCCGGTTTCAGGCGAGTGTGAGCGGGGAGGCAATCCCGCACCGCTTTTATCGCGTGGTGGCGGAGTAG
- a CDS encoding DUF1275 domain-containing protein has protein sequence MLSKLPRWIWFGTWVLAFVAGMVNVIGLLGFEHRALTHLTGTTSLLAAAIADLDLPEILHLVITIGSFLAGTVISGLLVQDSSLKLGRRYGVALLLESFLLCASVPLLRGQNAAGDYFAACAIGLQNAIVSTYSGSVVRTAHLTGMFTDLGIFLGHFLKGIPVDLLRLRLCLNIISGFLCGGIAAAAVFQYLAYDTLIIPALITLTLAFAYHRFRLRHTVDA, from the coding sequence ATGCTGTCAAAACTTCCTCGCTGGATCTGGTTTGGCACCTGGGTGCTCGCCTTTGTAGCGGGAATGGTCAATGTCATCGGCCTGCTCGGATTTGAACACCGCGCCCTTACCCACCTCACCGGCACCACCTCGCTTCTTGCTGCGGCGATAGCAGATTTGGACCTGCCAGAGATCCTGCATCTCGTGATTACCATCGGGTCTTTCCTAGCTGGAACCGTGATCAGCGGTTTATTGGTGCAGGACAGCAGCCTGAAGTTGGGACGTCGCTACGGGGTGGCATTGCTGCTGGAGAGCTTTCTTCTTTGTGCTTCCGTCCCCCTGCTCCGCGGGCAGAACGCAGCGGGAGACTATTTTGCCGCATGTGCCATCGGCCTGCAGAACGCCATTGTCAGCACGTACAGCGGTTCGGTCGTGCGAACCGCGCATTTGACCGGAATGTTCACGGATTTAGGTATTTTCCTGGGACATTTCCTCAAAGGCATTCCCGTCGATCTCTTGCGGTTGAGACTCTGTCTGAACATCATCTCCGGGTTCCTGTGTGGAGGCATTGCCGCGGCGGCGGTCTTTCAATACCTGGCCTATGACACCTTGATTATCCCGGCACTGATCACCCTCACGCTGGCATTCGCCTATCATCGATTCCGTCTGCGGCATACGGTTGACGCCTAA
- a CDS encoding 4Fe-4S dicluster domain-containing protein — MLGGGIVKGMVETARNFIGSYTDEARLTTVEYPEERIPTQENARQFPFLVYDGEDPMSGLRCVACQICEKECPPQCILIVKDTTKKPDYIGKLQFQPKVFDIDISVCMSCQICVEVCPFDAIKMDTEFELSTSDRFEGLLVHKTQLAKPNRHFHKIHPTDAAEVDGRLAAEKAKAEAKAKADAEAKAKAAAAAAAAPATAPAPASAGGSAAAPVSPTPAPKPKPTPPPLASTPPEPPKP; from the coding sequence ATGCTCGGTGGCGGCATTGTCAAAGGCATGGTCGAGACTGCCCGGAATTTCATTGGGTCGTACACCGATGAAGCCCGGCTGACCACGGTGGAATACCCCGAGGAGAGGATTCCCACCCAGGAAAACGCGCGCCAATTTCCGTTTCTCGTCTATGACGGTGAGGATCCCATGTCGGGATTGCGCTGCGTGGCCTGCCAGATCTGTGAAAAGGAGTGTCCGCCTCAGTGCATCTTGATCGTCAAGGACACCACCAAGAAACCTGATTACATCGGGAAGCTGCAGTTTCAGCCCAAGGTCTTCGATATCGACATCTCGGTGTGCATGAGCTGCCAGATCTGTGTGGAGGTTTGCCCGTTCGATGCCATCAAGATGGACACCGAATTCGAGCTGTCCACCTCGGACCGGTTCGAAGGTTTGCTCGTTCACAAGACGCAACTGGCAAAGCCCAACCGCCATTTTCATAAGATTCATCCGACCGATGCCGCCGAGGTCGACGGACGGCTCGCCGCGGAAAAAGCGAAAGCGGAGGCCAAGGCGAAGGCCGATGCCGAGGCCAAAGCCAAGGCAGCTGCCGCAGCCGCGGCGGCGCCCGCAACGGCCCCGGCTCCCGCGAGTGCTGGGGGATCAGCAGCGGCCCCGGTGTCCCCGACGCCCGCGCCTAAGCCCAAGCCAACGCCACCGCCGTTGGCATCGACTCCGCCCGAACCGCCTAAACCTTAA
- a CDS encoding NADH-quinone oxidoreductase subunit J yields the protein MDAVSFILGLITLAGAVAAMSLRNLIHCALALILAFGGLAGIFLYLSAQFVGLVQLLVYVGAVGIVFVFAILLTRGGGEEPKPFFSPSWYVGAGTAALLAIVLGAAILGSPSLTDREAHSTKPTVKEVGAKLMKDLVIPMEIMALLLTSALIGATVIAMPEPKGKDTEEAS from the coding sequence ATGGACGCCGTCTCATTCATTCTAGGTTTGATCACGCTCGCAGGAGCGGTGGCCGCCATGTCCCTGCGCAATCTGATCCATTGTGCCCTCGCCTTGATCCTCGCTTTCGGGGGCCTGGCCGGGATCTTCCTCTATCTCAGCGCTCAATTCGTGGGGTTGGTTCAGCTGCTGGTCTACGTGGGGGCGGTAGGCATTGTCTTCGTCTTTGCCATTCTGCTCACGCGCGGCGGGGGGGAGGAGCCGAAGCCTTTCTTTTCGCCCTCCTGGTATGTGGGAGCGGGAACAGCGGCGCTGCTGGCGATCGTGCTGGGCGCAGCGATCCTTGGAAGTCCCTCGCTGACGGATCGAGAGGCCCACTCGACCAAACCGACGGTGAAAGAAGTCGGCGCCAAGCTCATGAAAGACTTGGTCATCCCCATGGAGATCATGGCTCTACTGCTCACCTCGGCCCTGATCGGGGCGACCGTGATCGCCATGCCCGAGCCGAAGGGGAAGGATACCGAGGAGGCCAGTTAA
- a CDS encoding radical SAM protein — translation MGSESLVVNEVYISLQGESTFAGVPCVFVRLTACNLRCSYCDTAYAFTEGKRQPLESILRRIDELAAPYARTAGSQKLPLVELTGGEPLLQPASLDLMRLLCDRGFTVLLETSGAHDIGKVDPRVHRIMDLKCPSSGEVDRNRWANIELLQPTDEVKFVIGTHEDYEWAKAAITQHTLHERCPLLFSWVYPLRPEQQEASLKRVPQGQTPIGRKELVEQIIADALPVRFQLQMHKIVWAPDQRGV, via the coding sequence ATGGGTTCCGAATCATTGGTGGTCAACGAAGTGTATATAAGCCTGCAGGGGGAAAGCACCTTTGCCGGCGTGCCGTGTGTGTTCGTCCGCCTGACAGCGTGCAATCTCCGGTGCTCCTATTGCGATACCGCCTATGCCTTCACGGAGGGTAAACGACAGCCGCTGGAGTCCATTCTCCGTCGGATCGATGAACTCGCCGCCCCTTACGCCCGCACCGCCGGAAGTCAGAAGCTGCCCTTGGTCGAACTAACCGGAGGCGAGCCCCTCCTGCAACCCGCCAGCCTGGATCTCATGCGGCTCCTTTGCGACCGGGGCTTTACCGTACTTCTGGAGACCAGTGGAGCCCACGACATTGGAAAAGTGGACCCCCGAGTTCACCGCATCATGGATCTCAAATGCCCCAGCAGCGGAGAAGTGGATCGAAATCGCTGGGCCAACATCGAGCTGCTCCAGCCGACCGACGAGGTCAAGTTCGTGATTGGCACCCACGAGGATTACGAATGGGCCAAAGCCGCGATCACCCAGCACACCCTGCACGAACGCTGCCCACTGCTCTTTTCCTGGGTTTATCCCTTGCGCCCGGAACAACAGGAGGCCTCCCTCAAGCGGGTGCCGCAAGGCCAAACACCCATTGGACGCAAAGAACTGGTCGAGCAGATCATCGCGGACGCCTTGCCGGTCCGGTTCCAGCTACAAATGCACAAGATTGTGTGGGCGCCAGACCAGCGGGGAGTGTGA
- the nuoH gene encoding NADH-quinone oxidoreductase subunit NuoH, whose protein sequence is MLDLLTSFLSMLWKMVSDQPQPKADFLTHFPDVWQPVVSSLLSIVPILMVFPMLFALTTVIERKGLGRIQNRRGPNRVGPAGFLQFAADGIKTLTKEDVVPRAADPFVHFIAPIILVVPVLLTFSVLPYGKHLVPVDLDSGLLFFFAIGAATELAVFMAGWSSRNKYSLLGAMRAIAQMISYEIPLILSALTVVMLVGSMSLPTIVAAQVGQPGDWLASWHVFTPWGFAGCLLFFVAACAEANRSPFDLPEGESEIIAGYYLEYSGFKFALFFLGEYLGLFAASSLGIALFLGGWSAPFPFLNAWVPSWVWFLSKLVVLIAIFIWIRGTVPRVRMDQLMNLAWKFMLPLTLVNLLAAGCWHFLGNPVARWGVTSVLIAGAYLAISRGLMPAKEIGRRVYRYAD, encoded by the coding sequence ATGCTGGATCTGTTAACGAGCTTCTTATCGATGCTGTGGAAAATGGTCAGCGACCAGCCGCAGCCCAAGGCGGATTTTCTGACTCATTTTCCCGATGTGTGGCAGCCGGTCGTCTCGAGCCTGCTATCCATCGTTCCCATCCTGATGGTTTTCCCCATGCTTTTCGCGCTGACGACGGTTATCGAGCGCAAAGGACTCGGGCGCATTCAAAATAGGCGCGGACCCAATCGTGTAGGCCCTGCCGGCTTCCTCCAGTTCGCGGCCGACGGCATCAAGACCCTCACCAAGGAGGATGTGGTCCCTCGAGCAGCCGACCCGTTCGTGCACTTCATCGCGCCGATCATCTTGGTCGTTCCGGTATTGCTCACCTTCTCCGTTCTCCCCTACGGCAAACATTTAGTACCGGTCGACCTCGACAGCGGGTTGTTGTTTTTCTTCGCTATCGGAGCCGCAACTGAACTCGCCGTTTTCATGGCCGGTTGGTCGAGCCGCAACAAGTATTCGCTGCTGGGGGCGATGCGCGCGATCGCCCAGATGATCAGCTATGAGATCCCGTTGATCCTCTCCGCCCTCACGGTGGTGATGCTCGTCGGGTCCATGTCTCTGCCGACCATTGTGGCCGCCCAGGTCGGGCAGCCGGGCGATTGGCTCGCGAGCTGGCATGTCTTCACGCCTTGGGGATTCGCTGGCTGCCTGCTTTTCTTCGTCGCTGCGTGCGCGGAGGCCAACCGTTCCCCCTTCGATCTTCCGGAGGGCGAATCGGAAATCATTGCGGGATACTATTTGGAATACTCTGGCTTTAAGTTCGCTCTGTTTTTCCTGGGAGAATACCTGGGGCTCTTTGCCGCCAGCAGCCTGGGGATTGCGCTCTTCCTCGGCGGTTGGAGCGCGCCCTTTCCTTTCCTCAACGCCTGGGTGCCGTCCTGGGTCTGGTTCCTCAGCAAGCTGGTGGTGCTCATCGCCATCTTTATCTGGATCCGAGGCACGGTACCCCGGGTTCGCATGGATCAGTTGATGAATCTCGCGTGGAAGTTCATGCTGCCTCTGACCCTAGTTAACCTGCTGGCCGCCGGTTGCTGGCACTTCTTGGGTAACCCCGTAGCCCGGTGGGGAGTCACCTCGGTGCTCATCGCGGGGGCCTATTTGGCCATCAGCCGCGGTTTGATGCCCGCGAAGGAAATCGGAAGGCGAGTGTATCGGTATGCGGATTAA
- a CDS encoding NADH-quinone oxidoreductase subunit C: protein MEPLDQLKARIEGAVPGAKLELVPNDAPCNQPSLLVDPLHAVAIARHLKEAPGLRLDFASNVTGIDWPDRVDKTKVKVKKVVDGVEKEVEETIETKKAGYLEVVYHLYSMELRHGPVILRLRTKNRADGVHLPSLTPVWRGCELQEREVFDLYGVRFDGHPDLRRILMWDEFKDHPMRKDYQEPNDYEYEPTAHDDVLEKHQKQQPPS from the coding sequence ATGGAACCGCTCGACCAGCTCAAGGCCCGGATCGAGGGCGCCGTCCCAGGCGCCAAGCTCGAACTCGTGCCCAACGATGCCCCCTGCAATCAGCCTTCCCTGCTCGTCGACCCGCTGCATGCGGTCGCGATCGCTCGCCATTTGAAGGAGGCACCCGGCCTGCGCTTGGATTTCGCCTCGAACGTGACGGGCATCGATTGGCCGGATCGGGTTGATAAAACCAAGGTCAAGGTCAAGAAAGTGGTCGATGGGGTGGAGAAGGAGGTCGAGGAAACGATCGAGACCAAAAAAGCGGGATATCTCGAGGTCGTGTATCATCTCTACTCCATGGAGCTTCGACACGGCCCGGTCATTTTGCGGCTGCGGACGAAAAACCGCGCTGACGGCGTCCATCTTCCTTCCTTAACTCCCGTGTGGCGAGGGTGTGAGCTTCAGGAACGGGAAGTGTTCGACCTGTACGGGGTTCGATTTGATGGGCATCCCGATTTAAGACGAATCCTCATGTGGGACGAGTTCAAGGATCATCCCATGCGCAAGGACTACCAGGAGCCGAACGACTACGAATACGAGCCCACGGCGCATGACGACGTCCTGGAGAAGCACCAGAAACAACAGCCCCCTTCGTAG